A region of Paenibacillus sp. JNUCC-31 DNA encodes the following proteins:
- the dapG gene encoding aspartate kinase codes for MRIMVQKFGGTSLSTVQAREHVLRHVKRELEAGLSLVVVVSAMGRRGEPYATDTLLDWTAQNGNALSAREKDLLLCCGEIISATTLSSLLEHEGIPTTVLTGAQAGFVTDDNFGNARILDVRPIRVLEQLQNGRVVIVTGFQGQTENGDFTTLGRGGSDTSATALGAALHAEMVDIYTDVNGILTADPRIVEDARPLTVVSYAEICNMAHQGAKVIHPRAVEIAMQSQIPVRVRSTFDESEGTLVTHPEGFQDVQTGIVDRYVTGIAYVSNVTQITVEVPGGADRLQLKVFKTMAENSISVDFINVTPSGVVYTVFDSDSEKAIQVLQEIGLKPQSLSGCAKVSVIGGGINGVPGIMARIVESLTLADIQILQSADSNTTIWVLVKKEDMVQALRALHASFELHL; via the coding sequence ATGCGCATCATGGTACAGAAATTTGGAGGCACGTCTCTCTCCACCGTTCAGGCGAGAGAGCATGTGCTCCGTCATGTTAAACGTGAACTTGAAGCAGGATTAAGTCTGGTCGTCGTTGTGTCAGCGATGGGACGCCGCGGTGAGCCATATGCGACCGATACGTTGCTGGACTGGACTGCACAGAACGGAAATGCACTATCTGCACGGGAAAAGGATTTACTGCTGTGCTGCGGTGAAATTATATCTGCAACGACTTTGAGCAGTTTGCTCGAGCATGAAGGCATTCCAACTACAGTGCTGACCGGTGCACAAGCGGGTTTTGTGACGGACGACAATTTCGGGAATGCCCGAATATTGGATGTCCGTCCTATTCGTGTGCTGGAACAGCTGCAGAACGGGCGTGTAGTCATTGTTACAGGGTTCCAGGGTCAGACCGAGAACGGTGACTTTACGACGCTTGGTCGTGGGGGAAGTGATACGTCAGCGACAGCTCTTGGTGCAGCATTACACGCTGAAATGGTGGACATATACACGGATGTGAATGGGATATTAACGGCAGATCCACGCATCGTGGAGGATGCTCGTCCGCTGACTGTTGTGAGTTATGCCGAGATATGCAACATGGCCCATCAAGGGGCCAAGGTTATTCATCCCCGTGCTGTCGAGATTGCGATGCAATCCCAGATTCCAGTGCGTGTAAGGTCTACCTTCGATGAGAGTGAAGGGACGTTGGTCACGCATCCAGAAGGATTCCAGGATGTGCAGACAGGCATTGTTGATCGATATGTAACCGGAATCGCCTATGTAAGTAATGTTACGCAAATAACGGTGGAAGTGCCGGGTGGTGCAGATCGGTTGCAGCTGAAAGTGTTTAAAACGATGGCTGAAAATTCGATTAGCGTGGATTTTATAAATGTTACCCCCTCGGGAGTTGTTTATACCGTTTTCGACAGTGATTCCGAGAAAGCCATACAAGTATTGCAGGAGATTGGTCTCAAACCGCAAAGTCTTTCCGGCTGTGCCAAGGTTTCCGTCATCGGTGGAGGCATCAACGGAGTGCCAGGTATTATGGCACGGATCGTGGAATCCTTGACACTGGCGGACATCCAGATCCTGCAATCTGCAGATTCCAATACAACGATTTGGGTACTTGTAAAAAAAGAAGATATGGTTCAAGCTCTGAGGGCGCTTCACGCCTCTTTCGAACTTCATTTGTAG
- the dut gene encoding dUTP diphosphatase, which produces MLHYVQIQKLPGNEDIKLPQKMSELASGFDVVAAIQEEVVLQPGQRTLIPTGLAMAMPAGLEAQVRPRSGLAFKHGITCLNTPGTIDADYRGEVKVLLINLGQEPFTIVRGERIAQIVFQTVPAVELTEVSELSETVRGEGGFGHTGK; this is translated from the coding sequence TTGTTGCATTACGTTCAAATTCAAAAGTTACCGGGCAATGAGGATATCAAGTTGCCTCAAAAAATGTCAGAGCTGGCCTCCGGCTTTGATGTAGTTGCGGCAATTCAGGAAGAAGTTGTATTGCAGCCGGGACAGCGTACGTTGATTCCTACCGGACTCGCAATGGCTATGCCAGCTGGACTGGAGGCACAGGTTCGCCCTCGCAGCGGTCTGGCTTTCAAGCATGGGATTACATGTCTGAACACACCAGGTACCATTGATGCCGATTATCGTGGTGAGGTTAAGGTTCTGCTGATCAATCTGGGTCAGGAGCCGTTTACGATTGTGCGTGGAGAGCGCATCGCCCAAATCGTGTTTCAAACTGTTCCGGCAGTCGAATTAACAGAGGTAAGTGAACTATCGGAAACTGTGCGTGGAGAAGGCGGGTTTGGTCATACTGGTAAATAA
- a CDS encoding dipicolinate synthase subunit B → MNWQGKTVGYAITGSHCTFEEVMPVISRFVAEGANVVPIISNSVLTTDTRFGTAQNWQKQLKDITGNDIISTIVEAEPLGPSKLLDVLVIAPCTGNTTSKLANAMTDSPVLMAAKAQMRNQRPLVLAISTNDGLGLNAANIAKLLVAKYLYFVPFGQDDPVKKPNSLVAKMELIPEACWSALEGKQLQPMIVQRFTQA, encoded by the coding sequence ATGAACTGGCAGGGAAAAACGGTGGGTTATGCAATTACAGGTTCGCATTGTACGTTTGAAGAGGTTATGCCGGTGATTAGTCGATTTGTGGCTGAAGGTGCCAATGTCGTCCCGATTATTTCCAATTCGGTTCTGACTACGGATACACGCTTCGGGACTGCGCAAAATTGGCAAAAACAGTTGAAAGATATAACGGGGAATGATATCATTTCTACAATTGTTGAGGCAGAGCCGTTAGGACCTTCCAAGCTGCTCGATGTGCTCGTTATCGCTCCATGCACAGGCAACACGACGAGCAAGCTGGCTAACGCGATGACCGACAGTCCTGTTTTAATGGCAGCCAAAGCACAGATGCGTAATCAGCGTCCGTTGGTGCTCGCCATTTCTACAAATGACGGTCTGGGGTTGAATGCTGCGAATATTGCCAAACTGCTGGTGGCCAAATATTTGTATTTTGTGCCGTTTGGGCAGGATGATCCGGTAAAAAAACCAAACTCGTTAGTCGCCAAAATGGAGTTGATTCCCGAGGCATGTTGGAGTGCGCTTGAAGGAAAGCAGTTGCAGCCAATGATTGTGCAGCGTTTTACACAGGCTTGA
- the rpsO gene encoding 30S ribosomal protein S15 — translation MALTQERKQQLIDEHKTHESDTGSPEVQVAILTENIRSLTDHLRTHKKDHHSRRGLLKMVGQRRKLLAYVKNKDVKRYSALIEKLGLRR, via the coding sequence ATGGCATTGACTCAAGAACGTAAACAACAACTGATCGACGAGCACAAAACTCATGAGTCCGATACTGGATCACCTGAGGTGCAAGTTGCTATCCTTACGGAAAACATCAGAAGTTTGACAGACCACTTGCGTACGCATAAGAAAGATCACCACTCACGTCGTGGACTTTTGAAAATGGTAGGTCAACGTCGTAAGCTTTTGGCTTACGTGAAAAACAAAGATGTTAAACGTTACAGCGCACTGATCGAAAAACTCGGATTGCGTCGTTAA
- a CDS encoding polysaccharide deacetylase family protein, with the protein MGNQSKKLAAVLVGVAAVILVGQVGSVRTYITEIRDGPGTQNAFDMFKEATGEEQLLSAIRDKAVETKIAPINARVDRVWKAIPGYNGIEIDVEATYRKALGGTLNTKIAYVYRQTEPEIQLKDLGAHPIYRGNAEKPMVSFMINVAWGNEYIIPMLDTLDAEKVKATFFLDGSWLSKNEELAKEIQKRGHELSNHAYSHPNMSRLSTERAKLEISKTQDLLKEKLGVENHWFAPPSGDFNQQTVDIASRMGLQTVLWTLDTVDWRKPSSESVVVKIAKNVEAGTLILMHPTAASSGALKGMIDSIRAKGLMLGTVSETLSSERVKASAVE; encoded by the coding sequence GTGGGAAACCAATCCAAAAAACTGGCGGCTGTTCTTGTGGGTGTGGCAGCAGTCATACTGGTAGGACAAGTGGGCAGTGTACGTACATACATTACGGAAATCCGTGATGGGCCAGGCACGCAAAATGCATTTGATATGTTCAAAGAGGCAACCGGAGAAGAACAGCTATTGTCGGCGATCCGGGATAAAGCGGTCGAAACGAAAATCGCTCCGATAAATGCCAGAGTAGATCGGGTCTGGAAAGCGATACCCGGGTATAACGGAATAGAGATTGATGTGGAAGCCACGTATCGCAAAGCGCTTGGTGGGACGTTGAATACCAAGATAGCGTATGTGTATCGGCAGACTGAACCTGAGATCCAGCTCAAAGATCTGGGTGCACATCCGATTTACCGGGGAAATGCCGAAAAGCCAATGGTCTCTTTTATGATTAATGTAGCCTGGGGTAATGAGTATATTATCCCGATGCTAGATACGCTGGATGCTGAAAAGGTCAAAGCAACGTTTTTTCTGGATGGAAGCTGGTTAAGCAAAAACGAGGAACTGGCCAAGGAAATCCAAAAGCGCGGACATGAGTTGTCAAATCATGCTTACTCCCATCCGAACATGAGTCGGTTGAGTACCGAGCGGGCCAAGCTGGAGATCAGTAAAACCCAGGACTTGCTCAAAGAAAAGTTGGGAGTTGAAAATCACTGGTTTGCTCCACCTTCCGGCGATTTTAACCAGCAAACAGTAGATATTGCTTCCCGCATGGGGCTGCAAACCGTGCTGTGGACACTGGATACGGTTGATTGGCGCAAACCGAGTTCTGAATCGGTTGTAGTGAAAATTGCCAAAAATGTGGAGGCCGGTACATTAATTCTGATGCATCCAACGGCTGCTTCCTCTGGAGCCCTAAAAGGAATGATTGATTCTATACGCGCCAAGGGTTTGATGCTGGGAACAGTAAGTGAAACCCTGTCATCCGAGCGTGTAAAGGCTTCAGCGGTTGAGTAA
- the dapA gene encoding 4-hydroxy-tetrahydrodipicolinate synthase: MDFGRLITAMVTPFNEQGGIHWEATARLIDYLIVDQKSETLVVSGTTGESPTLSDKEKVELFEFAVKHAAGRCKIIAGTGSNNTAHSIHLTQDAERAGVDGVLLVVPYYNKPSQEGMFRHFEAIASATKLPVMLYNVPGRTAASLSAATTLRLAQIPNIVATKECVSLEQVTQISAGAPEHFRVYSGDDASGLPAIAVGAYGIVSVASHVVGAEMKQMIDAFFNGMPVQASQIHQQLFPVFKGLFECPQPLPNPVAVKYALTLRGLDVGSVRLPLIPPTEEEQTFIRGLFS; encoded by the coding sequence TTGGACTTTGGAAGATTGATTACAGCAATGGTCACTCCGTTCAACGAGCAAGGGGGGATTCATTGGGAGGCAACTGCACGTCTGATAGACTATCTGATTGTAGATCAAAAGTCTGAGACACTTGTTGTGTCTGGAACAACAGGAGAATCTCCCACGCTTAGTGACAAAGAAAAAGTAGAACTATTCGAATTCGCAGTGAAACATGCGGCGGGACGTTGCAAAATTATTGCCGGAACAGGCAGCAATAATACCGCCCACTCTATCCATCTGACTCAGGACGCTGAACGTGCTGGTGTAGATGGCGTTTTGCTGGTTGTTCCTTATTACAACAAACCAAGCCAAGAAGGAATGTTCAGACATTTTGAAGCAATTGCGAGTGCGACGAAATTGCCGGTTATGTTGTATAACGTTCCTGGGCGTACGGCAGCCAGTCTTTCGGCTGCAACAACGCTCCGTTTGGCACAGATTCCTAACATTGTAGCTACAAAGGAATGTGTATCGTTGGAGCAAGTCACACAGATTTCGGCAGGTGCACCGGAACATTTCAGGGTGTATTCCGGTGACGATGCATCTGGCTTGCCTGCTATTGCAGTTGGTGCTTATGGTATCGTTAGCGTTGCAAGCCATGTCGTAGGCGCTGAGATGAAACAAATGATCGATGCCTTTTTCAATGGTATGCCTGTACAGGCATCTCAGATACATCAGCAGCTGTTTCCGGTATTCAAAGGTCTGTTCGAGTGTCCGCAGCCTCTGCCGAACCCTGTAGCGGTAAAATATGCTCTAACATTGCGTGGACTGGACGTAGGATCTGTGCGCTTACCTCTGATCCCCCCAACAGAGGAGGAGCAAACGTTTATTCGCGGCTTGTTTAGCTAA
- the pnp gene encoding polyribonucleotide nucleotidyltransferase, with translation MEQRVEMQLGGRTLTFETGRLAKQANAAVKVTYGDTVVLCTVTASSEPKDLDFFPLTVNYEERLYAVGKIPGGFIKREGRPSEKAILSSRLTDRPIRPLFPEGFRNDVQVLNIVMSVDQDCEPQIAAMIGTSAALSISDVPFSGPIGGVKVGRINGEFIINPTIAQLEVSELELVVAGTKDAIMMVEAEANELPEEVMLEAIMFGHDEIKNIVAVIEQLVQVAGKEKMAVKLHAVNAEVNSSVREFASARLIEAVKIAEKHARQDAIDAVNDETVAHFEEKYIETPELLKDVKEVLHDIVKEEVRRLITHDKVRPDGRGLAEIRPIECDTSLLPRTHGSGLFTRGQTQALSVCTLGALGDVQILDGISLEETKRFMHHYNFPPFSVGEARPLRAPGRREIGHGALGERALSKVIPSETDFPYTIRLVSEVLESNGSTSQASICASTLAMMDAGVPIKAPVAGVAMGLIKDGDHVSILSDIQGMEDHLGDMDFKVAGTPDGVTAIQMDIKIDGIDRQILSEALAQAKEGRMHILGKMTEVMKTPREQLSQYAPKITTMHINPDKIRDVIGAGGKIINKIIEETGVKIDIEQDGRVFIASSNQEMNDKAKSIIEGIVREVLVGEIYVGKVKRVEKFGAFVEVLPNKEGLVHISQLSTERVAKVEDVVAIGDSITVKVTEIDPQGRINLSRKAVLTAEAPAQS, from the coding sequence ATGGAACAGCGTGTTGAAATGCAGCTTGGTGGAAGAACGCTTACGTTTGAAACAGGGCGTTTGGCCAAGCAGGCCAATGCTGCCGTTAAGGTAACATACGGGGATACCGTTGTATTGTGTACCGTTACTGCATCGAGTGAGCCAAAAGATCTGGACTTTTTCCCATTAACGGTGAACTATGAAGAAAGATTGTACGCCGTAGGTAAAATCCCGGGTGGATTTATCAAACGTGAAGGTAGACCGAGCGAGAAAGCAATTCTTTCGAGCCGTTTGACCGACCGTCCAATTCGTCCATTGTTCCCGGAAGGCTTTCGGAATGATGTACAAGTTCTGAATATCGTTATGAGTGTGGACCAGGACTGTGAACCGCAAATCGCTGCAATGATCGGTACATCAGCTGCACTGAGCATCTCGGATGTTCCATTCAGCGGACCGATTGGTGGCGTGAAAGTTGGACGTATTAATGGTGAGTTCATCATTAACCCAACGATTGCACAGCTTGAAGTAAGTGAGCTTGAGCTGGTAGTTGCAGGGACCAAGGATGCCATCATGATGGTTGAGGCTGAAGCTAACGAATTACCAGAAGAAGTAATGCTTGAAGCCATTATGTTCGGACATGACGAGATTAAAAACATTGTTGCTGTAATTGAACAACTCGTACAAGTAGCCGGCAAAGAAAAAATGGCTGTGAAACTGCATGCCGTGAATGCTGAAGTCAACAGCAGTGTACGCGAATTCGCGAGCGCTCGTCTGATTGAGGCAGTTAAAATTGCTGAGAAGCATGCTCGTCAGGATGCCATTGATGCTGTGAATGACGAAACGGTTGCTCACTTCGAAGAGAAGTATATTGAGACTCCTGAACTGCTCAAAGACGTGAAGGAAGTCCTGCACGATATCGTCAAAGAAGAAGTGCGTCGTCTTATTACGCATGACAAAGTTCGTCCCGATGGACGTGGACTCGCTGAGATCCGTCCAATTGAATGTGATACATCCCTGCTGCCACGTACTCACGGTTCTGGTCTGTTCACTCGTGGTCAAACACAGGCCCTCAGCGTTTGTACACTGGGTGCACTGGGTGATGTTCAAATTTTGGACGGAATCAGTTTGGAAGAAACCAAACGTTTCATGCATCATTACAACTTCCCTCCGTTTAGCGTAGGTGAAGCTCGTCCACTGCGTGCGCCAGGCCGTCGCGAAATCGGTCACGGTGCTTTGGGTGAGCGTGCGCTTTCCAAAGTTATTCCTTCCGAAACGGACTTCCCATACACGATTCGTCTGGTATCTGAAGTACTGGAATCTAACGGTTCCACGTCCCAGGCAAGTATTTGTGCAAGCACGCTGGCAATGATGGATGCAGGTGTACCGATCAAAGCTCCAGTAGCAGGTGTAGCTATGGGTCTGATCAAAGATGGGGATCATGTATCCATTCTGAGTGACATTCAAGGGATGGAAGATCATCTGGGCGATATGGACTTCAAAGTTGCAGGAACACCTGATGGTGTAACCGCTATTCAGATGGACATCAAAATTGATGGTATTGATCGTCAAATCTTGTCCGAAGCTCTGGCTCAAGCCAAAGAAGGTCGTATGCACATCTTGGGCAAAATGACCGAAGTGATGAAAACTCCACGTGAGCAGTTGTCCCAATACGCACCTAAAATTACAACGATGCATATCAATCCGGACAAAATCCGTGATGTTATCGGTGCAGGTGGTAAAATTATCAATAAAATCATCGAGGAAACCGGTGTTAAAATTGATATTGAGCAGGATGGACGTGTCTTTATCGCTTCTTCCAACCAGGAAATGAATGATAAAGCTAAATCAATCATCGAAGGCATCGTGCGTGAAGTACTGGTCGGCGAGATTTATGTAGGTAAAGTAAAACGTGTGGAGAAGTTTGGTGCTTTCGTTGAAGTACTGCCGAACAAAGAAGGTCTGGTACACATCTCACAATTGTCCACCGAACGTGTTGCCAAAGTGGAAGATGTAGTTGCCATTGGTGATTCCATTACGGTAAAAGTAACGGAAATCGATCCACAAGGCCGTATCAACTTGTCCCGCAAAGCCGTATTGACTGCCGAAGCTCCGGCTCAATCCTAG
- the dpsA gene encoding dipicolinate synthase subunit DpsA, with amino-acid sequence MLTGVRIIVMGGDARQLEVIQKCAELDATVSVVGFDKLQRSIPGIEHQELEDELFASTDVLVLPVVGCDDQGKVSTSFSDTPIFLKKEHVAALPEHCTVFTGMAKPFLRDLCKENGLRLVEVLDRDDIALYNSIPTAEGAIAMAIRETDFTIHGSECIVLGLGRTGFTMAKTLQGLGANVRVGIRRDEDAARAAIMGWKPFMTTDLAAQTGEVDLLFNTIPTMIITAQILSRMPQKAVIIDLASAPGGCDFRYAEKRGIKALLAPGLPGIVAPKTAGGIIADALIRLLLEEQNAREVEQ; translated from the coding sequence ATGCTGACCGGTGTCCGGATTATAGTCATGGGCGGAGATGCGCGGCAGCTTGAAGTCATTCAAAAATGCGCAGAGCTGGATGCTACGGTAAGTGTGGTGGGTTTCGACAAGTTGCAGCGCTCCATTCCGGGTATCGAACATCAGGAATTGGAGGATGAATTGTTCGCCTCGACAGATGTATTGGTGCTCCCCGTGGTTGGGTGTGACGATCAGGGGAAAGTGAGTACATCGTTCAGTGATACACCGATCTTTTTAAAAAAAGAACATGTTGCAGCATTGCCGGAACATTGTACGGTGTTCACTGGCATGGCGAAGCCGTTTTTACGCGATCTTTGCAAGGAAAATGGTCTAAGGCTTGTTGAAGTACTTGATCGTGATGATATCGCACTTTACAACTCCATTCCGACAGCTGAGGGGGCTATAGCCATGGCTATTCGGGAGACGGACTTCACGATCCACGGTTCGGAATGCATTGTGCTTGGCTTGGGTCGAACAGGGTTTACAATGGCCAAAACGCTCCAGGGACTTGGGGCAAATGTACGGGTAGGAATCAGGCGCGATGAGGATGCTGCGCGTGCTGCCATCATGGGCTGGAAGCCTTTCATGACAACGGATTTGGCCGCTCAAACCGGGGAAGTTGACTTGCTTTTTAATACAATACCGACTATGATAATCACAGCACAAATCCTGTCCAGAATGCCGCAAAAAGCAGTGATAATCGACCTCGCATCCGCTCCTGGCGGCTGTGATTTCAGGTATGCCGAAAAACGCGGTATCAAAGCGCTGCTTGCACCTGGCCTTCCCGGCATTGTTGCTCCCAAAACGGCTGGCGGCATTATTGCCGACGCGTTAATCCGTTTGCTTTTGGAAGAACAAAACGCACGGGAGGTTGAACAATGA
- a CDS encoding M16 family metallopeptidase: MKKIQLGNGLRVVMEQIPTCRSVSFGIWVKTGSRNEQPASNGVSHFIEHMLFKGTDRYDAKAIAEQFDAIGGNVNAFTSKEYTCYYAKVLDEHLPIAVDVLSDMFFRSKMDDGELVKEKNVILEEISMYEDTPDDMVHDLMALAAYGEHPLAYPILGTEERLKAMDSSHLRAYMKEHYTIENTVISIAGNIDDSVIDLMEKHFGAFDVNGVTEKVTMPAFQSGQLFHKKKTEQNHICISFPGCKIGDPLQFAMVVLNNAIGGGMSSRLFQEIREKRGLAYSVYSYHSSHADSGLFTIYAGTAPKQTKEVLDLTKEVLHDLAVNGLSEDELRKGKEQLKGSLILSLESTGSRMNRLGKNELMLGRHHTLDEMIAKIEEVTMDDVDAVLDLMFAEPFALAMVGASDRTIAGLRRDDFVALRSNSKVTGQ, translated from the coding sequence GTGAAAAAAATTCAGCTGGGCAATGGCCTCAGAGTTGTCATGGAACAGATTCCGACCTGTCGTTCCGTGTCATTCGGTATATGGGTCAAGACAGGTTCTCGTAATGAGCAGCCTGCAAGCAACGGGGTGTCACATTTTATTGAACATATGCTGTTCAAGGGAACGGATCGTTACGATGCCAAGGCGATTGCGGAGCAGTTCGATGCGATCGGTGGTAACGTAAACGCGTTCACTTCGAAAGAATACACATGTTATTACGCCAAAGTATTGGATGAACATCTGCCAATAGCTGTTGATGTATTATCCGATATGTTTTTCCGCTCCAAAATGGATGATGGTGAACTGGTCAAGGAGAAGAACGTCATTCTGGAAGAAATATCAATGTATGAAGATACGCCGGATGACATGGTCCATGATCTTATGGCCTTGGCCGCCTATGGTGAGCATCCGCTCGCTTATCCGATTCTGGGTACAGAAGAGCGTCTCAAGGCGATGGATTCAAGCCATCTGCGTGCATATATGAAGGAGCACTATACGATTGAAAACACGGTTATTAGTATTGCAGGTAACATTGATGACAGTGTGATCGATTTGATGGAAAAGCATTTTGGTGCGTTTGATGTTAACGGTGTGACTGAGAAGGTCACGATGCCTGCATTCCAGAGTGGGCAGCTCTTCCATAAGAAGAAAACGGAACAGAATCATATCTGTATCTCGTTCCCGGGCTGTAAGATTGGAGATCCGCTCCAGTTCGCCATGGTTGTGTTGAATAACGCCATTGGTGGAGGAATGAGCTCCAGGCTGTTCCAGGAAATTCGGGAAAAACGTGGTTTGGCTTACTCTGTTTATTCTTATCATAGTTCCCATGCGGATAGCGGACTCTTCACTATATACGCAGGTACAGCGCCTAAACAGACGAAGGAAGTACTGGACTTGACCAAAGAGGTTCTGCACGACCTGGCGGTAAACGGACTGTCTGAGGATGAGCTGCGCAAAGGTAAAGAACAGCTGAAAGGCAGTCTGATCCTCAGTTTGGAAAGCACGGGCAGCCGGATGAATCGCCTGGGCAAAAACGAGCTGATGCTGGGCAGACATCATACGCTGGACGAAATGATTGCGAAAATTGAAGAAGTGACGATGGACGATGTCGATGCTGTGCTGGATCTGATGTTTGCCGAGCCGTTTGCGCTCGCCATGGTCGGTGCTTCGGATCGTACGATCGCTGGATTAAGAAGGGATGATTTTGTTGCATTACGTTCAAATTCAAAAGTTACCGGGCAATGA